The segment GTCCCGCGGCCGCGCCGGAAGTGACGTATCCCGCTTCCGCCCCGGTGATCTCCGCTATAACCTCGCTCGCACGGGCCTGGAGTTCGGCGATGTCGACGCAGTACTGCGACGCCTCGTGCATGGCGTCGGCGACTTCGGGATCCATGATGCCGCCGCTGAGCCGGGTGGACGGACCCGAAGCGTTGATGATCGGCCGTACGCCGATGCGTTCGTAGATGTTGGGCATGCAGTACCCTGGCATGATTCGAAGGATGGTGTTTCGAAAGCGCCACTAATCCTATTACATCGGTCCCGGGTTTGCAACCTGTTTTTTCCGGGCGAGGGCCGGGGCGTTCCGATCTGCCAGTTATGAATTGACTTGGCCCGTCGATAGAGGTACTTTAAACGAGCGGAAATACCATCGCGGCACGGCGCCGAAACCCATGCCGATCCAAAAACTTTCCAGACTGCAAGCCAATGGCCCACAAAGACTTAAACTCGTTCGTCGACCTGCTTAGGGAAGAAGGTGAGTTAAAGGAAATCACCGTGGAGATCGATCCCGAGCTGGAGATCAGCGCCATCGCGGACCGCGTGGTCAAGCAGAACGGGCCGGCATTGCTCTTCACCAACGTAAAGGGCCATTCCGGCATACCGGTGCTCATCAATACCTTCGGGTCGAAACGCCGCATGGAGCTGGCCCTGGGTACAGGGGACCTGGACGACATAGCGGCCGAAATCGCCGACCTGATCAATCCCCAGGTGCCCGCCTCCCTTGCGGGTAAACTGCAGCTTCTGCCCCGGCTTGCCCGGTTGAAGGATACCCAGAGCAGGACCGTGCGCAACGGCCCCTGTCAGGATTTAGTCGAGACGGACACGGCGTCTCTCGATAGCATTCCGGTCATCAAGTGCTGGCCCGGCGACGGCGGAAGGTACATCACCTTTCCCCAGGTCATCACGAAACACCCCGTGAAGGACACGCGAAACGTGGGCATGTACCGGCTTCAGGTCTTTGACGAGAAATCCCTCGGGCTTCACTGGCAACGGCACAAGGGCGGCGCCCATCACTACCGCGTCGCGGAAGAGATGGGCGAGCGGCTGGAAGTCGCCATCGTGCTCGGACCCGGTCCGGAAACCATGTACGCCGCGACGGCGCCCCTGCCCGACGAAATCGATGAGTACATGCTGGCCGGATTCCTTCGCAGGCAACCGGTCCAGCTGGTGAAGTGCCGGACGGTGGACCTGGAGGTGCCGGCCAACGCCCAGATCGTCCTGGAGGGGTACGCCGAACCTCATGAACGGCGTGTGGAGGGGCCCTTTGGAGATCACCAGGGTTACTACTCGCTGCCCGACGAGTACCCCGTGTTCCATCTCACCGCCATCACGCGGAGAAAAGACGCCATCTACCCGACGACCATCGTCGGACCGCCGCCGCAGGAAGACGGGTGGCTCGGGAAGGCCACCGAACGCATCTTTCTCCCGCTGCTGAAGACCACCCTGCCGGAAATCGTGGACATCGACCTGCCCGTCGAAGGCATCTTCCACAACCTGGCCATCGTATCCATCGACAAGCGCTACCCGGGCCACGCCCGTAAGGTGATGCACGCCCTCTGGGGCCTGGGCCAGATGATGTTCACCAAGGTGA is part of the Gemmatimonadota bacterium genome and harbors:
- a CDS encoding menaquinone biosynthesis decarboxylase, yielding MAHKDLNSFVDLLREEGELKEITVEIDPELEISAIADRVVKQNGPALLFTNVKGHSGIPVLINTFGSKRRMELALGTGDLDDIAAEIADLINPQVPASLAGKLQLLPRLARLKDTQSRTVRNGPCQDLVETDTASLDSIPVIKCWPGDGGRYITFPQVITKHPVKDTRNVGMYRLQVFDEKSLGLHWQRHKGGAHHYRVAEEMGERLEVAIVLGPGPETMYAATAPLPDEIDEYMLAGFLRRQPVQLVKCRTVDLEVPANAQIVLEGYAEPHERRVEGPFGDHQGYYSLPDEYPVFHLTAITRRKDAIYPTTIVGPPPQEDGWLGKATERIFLPLLKTTLPEIVDIDLPVEGIFHNLAIVSIDKRYPGHARKVMHALWGLGQMMFTKVIIVVDRDVDVHNLREVAWRVGVAIDPKRDLLISEGPCDVLDFAAQTADVSGKLGIDATEKWPDEGFERGWPEILRMPEEVDRRIDKLWPELDL